CGGCCGCCGTACCCGTAGGCCCCGCGCAGCCGCCCCTCTTCCTTGAAGCCGCACTTGGCGTAGGCGCGGATGCCGCCCTCGTTGAACTCGTACACCCGCAGCCAGACCCGGTGGAGGTTCAGCTCCCCGAAGCCGTACTTGAGGGTGAGGGCGGTGGCCTCGGTGCCGTGGCCCTTCCCGCGGAGCTCGGGCGGGCCGATGAATATCCCGAACTCGGCGGAGCGGTGGACGCGGTCTATCCGGTGCAGGCCCACGTTGCCCGCCAGTCGGTCGTCGGCGACGAGGCGGACGGCGAGGACCACGTCGT
The bacterium genome window above contains:
- a CDS encoding GNAT family protein yields the protein MDDKPDVFLAGERVYLAPVRAEDAPSYARWLNDADTRRNLTLCLPLTRGQEEEWVRAVGKNPDDVVLAVRLVADDRLAGNVGLHRIDRVHRSAEFGIFIGPPELRGKGHGTEATALTLKYGFGELNLHRVWLRVYEFNEGGIRAYAKCGFKEEGRLRGAYGYGGRWHDIVLMSVLAEEYFGG